GAATTTTAGTAATTGTGATTTAGCTGTACCTGGGTCACCCaacatcaaaatattaatgTCTCCTCTTCTACAAAGACCATCAGGCATTCTTTTTCTAGATCCACTGAACAATAAACATGCTATTGCTTTTTTAATATCTAATACACCAAAAATACTAGGAGCTATACTTTTAGCTATCCTTTCATATAAATTAGGATCTGCTGCTAAACGTCTAAATAAATCTTCTTCTTCATTTGTAATAGCTGGATGAGTACCTAAAAATGATTCAAAATTAGATAAGAACATATTTTGTATAAGCTGCTTTAGTtatatcaatgtaatttataatgtACCACTGCCTGTATTTTCTCCATCTACAGAGATACCAACAACTCTTATATACGGTGCTCGAACACCAACCAATGTTTTCTCTTTTCCTGCACCTCTACCAGTTTTGGTGACCTTCTTGATAGAATATATTCCCAGTATAAGAACTCTGTTGCCTGGTACAACTTTATCACATAAATAACGATCACAATATAATTGCAAATGTCTTGGTATTTCACCCTGTGGTATGTTGTCTGGTAATTCTTGTAACTTAAGGACTTGAAAATCAACACACTGACATTTATCTGGCATTATGAAAAATGGATCTAATGGACATTTTGGTCGACCTGCTTGTTCAGTTGTGCATTTTCTAGGTAAAACATATCCTTCTAAACCAggtttaatagaaatatttgtttGTGTGTTTCTACAAGAACGACATTGTATAGCAATTTTTGTTGCTTTTGCTCTGATTCCAGATGCTGATATAACAATACCAGGTACCTTTATAAGCTTTGAAACTGCATCAGGCTAACAGAAAGATATAAGTTAATACaaagatataaatatttttaaatttaacaatGAATCTTACTTTCATTCCTCTTAAGGAACTTGGGTTTGCATCTGAGGATAATAACACTTGTATATCTTCAACTTTTTCTTCACCTTCAGGTCTAGGAGTTGTTAGTTCATCTGCTAAATCTTTTGCAGCTTCCTCCAAAATTGGTAAATATTCTGTTGGGTGCTTATAAACTTTTTCTGCAAGTGACTCATCAAAAGCTGCTAAATCTTCTAAGTTAATCTCTACCCAATATTGACCAAGATTGTAATTACGTTTTAAGGTATCTCTGaaagataatattattaaattatttaacatgcAATATAAATTTTGGATTAAAACCTTGTAAATATATTATGTAGGTAcctatatttataattaaaattgcctTCATGAAATTGTCTAATAAATTCCATAAACTTCTTTTTCGAGTATTGAAGTTTAACTTGACTTTCATTAGATTCACTAGTgggaaaattattagaatagaaTATTCCTGGATCATCGAATCCTTCCATTATTCTAGactgatttttaattacttttataaatgttttatatgaaatatataCAAGTATTTAGTACTGTAAATGGCGGGAAATGCTTCAATATCCTTGAAACCATTTTATCATAGAATAAGTAAATGAAGATACGACACAGTTCATGCTTTTTTCAGAATATAGTATAGGCATGCAAAATAAATTGCACcaaataatataaacattttgctGTATTTATAATGAgaataaacattaaattaaataattatttataaaaa
The sequence above is a segment of the Osmia lignaria lignaria isolate PbOS001 chromosome 12, iyOsmLign1, whole genome shotgun sequence genome. Coding sequences within it:
- the LOC117602683 gene encoding DNA replication licensing factor Mcm5; its protein translation is MEGFDDPGIFYSNNFPTSESNESQVKLQYSKKKFMEFIRQFHEGNFNYKYRDTLKRNYNLGQYWVEINLEDLAAFDESLAEKVYKHPTEYLPILEEAAKDLADELTTPRPEGEEKVEDIQVLLSSDANPSSLRGMKPDAVSKLIKVPGIVISASGIRAKATKIAIQCRSCRNTQTNISIKPGLEGYVLPRKCTTEQAGRPKCPLDPFFIMPDKCQCVDFQVLKLQELPDNIPQGEIPRHLQLYCDRYLCDKVVPGNRVLILGIYSIKKVTKTGRGAGKEKTLVGVRAPYIRVVGISVDGENTGSGTHPAITNEEEDLFRRLAADPNLYERIAKSIAPSIFGVLDIKKAIACLLFSGSRKRMPDGLCRRGDINILMLGDPGTAKSQLLKFVERVAPIAIYTSGKGSSAAGLTASVLRDPITRNFVMEGGAMVLADDGVVCIDEFDKMREDDRVAIHEAMEQQTISIAKAGITTTLNTRCSVLAAANSIFGRWDDIKGEENIDFMPTILSRFDMIFIVKDVHEQAKDIMLAKHVMNIHSNAAQITEQSTEGELPLHILKKYIHYCRTRCGPRLSKDAGEKLKNRYVVMRASTRDHEKDTEKRLSIPITVRQLEAVIRISESLAKMRLQPFATEVHVNEALRLFQVSTLDAAMSGSLAGAEGFTSNEDHEMLSRIEKQLKRRFPIGNQVSEQNIVKDFIKQAYPERAIYKVIHTMIRRGELQHRMQRKMLYRLL